A window of Mucilaginibacter robiniae genomic DNA:
AGCTATATGCATTACGCGCATGATTACCATTACGCTAATTCCATTAGCCCCGCCGGCAAATCTTATGAATTTGGTAGATCCGCTTACGGGTGTTTTTTACGGTCATGCTAACATTACTAAAGATTTATTTTATTCAGGCCACGTATCTACCTTGCTGGCTATGTATTACTGCTTGCATAAAAAATCAGATAAGCGGTTTGCCTTACTGGGTGCCGTAGTGGTAGGCGTATTGGTATTGGTACAACACGTGCATTATACCATTGATGTACTGGCAGCCCCACTCTTTGTTTTTGTACTTAATAAACTGTTAACTGCATTGTTGTTTCCATCAACCAGGCAGTAAAATGAATACACATAAAAAGAGGCTGTCTCATAAGGGACAGTCTCTTGTTGTTTTAGGATATTTTTGGTATCTTAAAGGCATGGGAGGCAAGATAGTCTTTAAGGAATATGATCCAGACCAGTTAACGTTTTTACCGTACAAACTGGAGGAACTGGTACCGACAGGTCATCCGGTCCGTATCGTTAAACAGGTCGTGGACACGGTAGATGTCAAACCGATCAACCGGAAGTACAAAGGCGGCGGGGCGTCAAGTTTCCATCCCCGGCTGATGCTGAAGCTGCTGGTTTACGGCTATCTGACCAATACTTATTCCTCACGCAAACTGGAAGAACAGGCGGCACAGAACGTACACTTCATGTGGCTTTTAGGGATGAAAAAGCCCGACCACAACACCATCAACCGTTTTCGCAGCGAGAAGTTGTCAGGCGTCTTAAAGCAGATCTTCTCACAAATCGTGTTGCTGCTCGAGCAGGAAGGTATCGTATCCTTGAAAGAAGCCGTTTTTACTGATGGTACCAAGATCGAATCAGCGGCGAACAAGTACACCTTCGTATGGGGCAAAAACATCAAGGCGAATAAAGATAAGATGAAAGCCCAGCTTGATGAACTGTGGGGTTATGCGCAAAGCATTGCCGCCGAAGAACTAAAAGATACAGCGCCCTTGGAATATAGTGAGATCAACCCGGAGAAAGTAAAGGAAACCATCTCAAAGATCAATGCAGCCTTAGATGATAAAGAAGACGTAGACAAAAAAGTAAAGCAAAAGCTGAACTACGCAAAGAAGCACTGGCCGGAGAGCCTGGCACGGTATGACGAGCAGGAAAAGTTATTAGCCGGCCGTAACAGCATGTCAAAGACCGACCCGGATGCCACCTTCATGCGGATGAAGGAAGACCATATGCTGAACGGACAACTTAAGCCGGCCTATAACCTGCAGATATCCACCCAGGAGCAATTCATCCTTAATTATACCCTGCATCAAACCTCAACCGATTACCAAACCTTGTCTTCCCATATTGAACAATACCAAGCCTTATATAAAGACCTGCCCAAAGCCATTGTTGCCGACACCGGCTACGGATCGGATGAGAACTACGGTGTGTTAGCGCGAAAAGGCATTGAGGCTTACATCAAATACAATACGTTCGATAAGGAACAAAAGGACGGTATCAAAGCGTTCAGTAACGACAGCCTGCATTATAACGAAGCGGAGAATTACCTTGTTTGTCCGATAGGTCAATGGATGGCGCATATCGGTAACGGTCAGCGAGTCACTTCATCTGGTTTTGTACAACTGATCAGCCGTTACCGTGCCCAGAACTGTGAAGGTTGCCCGATGCGTGGTGTTTGCCATACTACACAGGGTAACCGGGTCGTTGAGATCAACCACAGCCTAAGACAACATAAACAGGCAGCCAAAGAACGGTTGAATACAGAACAGGGTATCAACCTCAGGAAACGAAGGCCGGCCGATGTGGAACCGGTATTCGCCCAATTAAAGCATAACCATGGCTTCAGACGATTCCTGCTGAAAGGGATGTCCAAGGCCGAGGTCGAAATCGGCTTATTATCCATCGCACATAACCTAAGAAAATGGAAAACCTGAAAACAAGCTTTTTATAGACTTTTAGAACCTGTTAGAATCAATCCCCCGGTTCTTAAACGGCTGCTGACATCTTTCACTCAACCTTCCAACCAAAAATCATAACTAAATAAAAAACCGCCTCATATTTGACTTATGAGACGGCCTCTTTTTATGCACGGTGATGTTTTTAGTTTTTGGGTCTTTTCAGTGTACCTAAAAAATCCTGCCCGTGGTAGTTAAATTTCACATTAATCGAATCAGAATAAACCTTTCCCTCACTTGGAATGTCTTCGCCATTCAAATTAATTTTGTAGCTAAGCTGGTCTTTATCAATCTTGCCTTCTTTAATTTCCGATAAGCCAAATGGTGTAGTTATAGTACCGGTTAGTTTATCACCATCTACTTTAAAATCGGCAGCAACAGCCACATCATTTCCGTTGTAATCAAATGCGCCTACCCATTTTCCATTAATATCAGCTGCAATCAAACACAACAAAACACCGCATACAGCCAGTGCAAAAGAGTTAAGTAATTTTTTTGTCATAAGATTTGATATTTAATAAGTTATAACGATAATAAACGGAGCAATGTTCTATTAAAAAAAATTAAAAGTCAATATATTATTTACGCTTACGCCATTTTTCTAAATCAGATATTTTGGAAACAATTTTATCAACTGCCAGTTAATAATTACACCTGCCTAAAGCGCAGGCCGATTATAGATTAACAGCAAAACCATGAGCAAAAACGTTAGCGAATACATAGTAGACCGGCTGCATGCCTGGGGAATTAACCGTATTTTTGGTTATACC
This region includes:
- a CDS encoding IS1182 family transposase, whose product is MGGKIVFKEYDPDQLTFLPYKLEELVPTGHPVRIVKQVVDTVDVKPINRKYKGGGASSFHPRLMLKLLVYGYLTNTYSSRKLEEQAAQNVHFMWLLGMKKPDHNTINRFRSEKLSGVLKQIFSQIVLLLEQEGIVSLKEAVFTDGTKIESAANKYTFVWGKNIKANKDKMKAQLDELWGYAQSIAAEELKDTAPLEYSEINPEKVKETISKINAALDDKEDVDKKVKQKLNYAKKHWPESLARYDEQEKLLAGRNSMSKTDPDATFMRMKEDHMLNGQLKPAYNLQISTQEQFILNYTLHQTSTDYQTLSSHIEQYQALYKDLPKAIVADTGYGSDENYGVLARKGIEAYIKYNTFDKEQKDGIKAFSNDSLHYNEAENYLVCPIGQWMAHIGNGQRVTSSGFVQLISRYRAQNCEGCPMRGVCHTTQGNRVVEINHSLRQHKQAAKERLNTEQGINLRKRRPADVEPVFAQLKHNHGFRRFLLKGMSKAEVEIGLLSIAHNLRKWKT
- a CDS encoding phosphatase PAP2-related protein; protein product: MTTLSFIIVSRNVTLSLKRNWKTTWQTPSLRILMLIGCFIAAILISVLPIFFQNIEKRPGIQLNDRILSHTPAYNVSIYLFLIIWSMALLTLVRAVYKPEIFIKYLWLYSAICITRMITITLIPLAPPANLMNLVDPLTGVFYGHANITKDLFYSGHVSTLLAMYYCLHKKSDKRFALLGAVVVGVLVLVQHVHYTIDVLAAPLFVFVLNKLLTALLFPSTRQ